The segment acaaaaatattgtaattgttATGTGAATTTGATCTTgctgatgatgttgaaaaGTTGACCATGCAAATGGCTCatcaataacatcatcaaatatcatttttttatagttttcatCAGCTATACAGTCTTTagcattttttaaagttaCATCAATTTCTGTTgagttataaattaattatgaattattaaaaatacatttaacaaTTTCAAATACTACCtggtgataaatttatttttgcataaaataaataaagtatcaTCCAATTTTCAAACTTGAGAGGATAAAAATTAACAcatgcttttaaaaaaaattcagcttCATCGTGTTTATCATTTTCCATCAATAAAACTCCATAATAAATAAGcctgtaattatattttcaattaacaaaagaaaaagtcaatagatatttttaaattttagatgaattattttcattttttttacgaaagaTTATGACGATTCTGCAAGCTGATTGACTCCAAACAACATTCAAGAGATCTTTCTggatcattaatttttttaagataaattCCATACTTTAACCAGGCATCTggatcttttttatttttaccaataagctaaaatttaattaattataatttaaaattcatttttatttgcatttctttttgtaaatttaccTCCAAATAATGATTTCTTGCTACTTTTAAATTACCAAGTTCATATGATTCTTCTAAAATATACCagctattaattttaaaatgatatttattttttttaaaaacaatttcaccatcaaaacttgaatttaatgCTTCATGCATTTCTTCAATTAAATACGTGTATGCTTTAccaataaaattctaaaaacaattataaaaattttattaattagctgattatattttgatgattattattcacCTGGCATTCAACATTATCCCaggttgaatatttaattttaaatttttgatctAACAaaagtacaattttttttctaaatgtgtttttaataacaacataggcatcatcattttcaattagatatttcataaattcctcgtactcatcatcatcacataaattatgtttatctaatttttttttatcaataaaattctggaaaaatataaaataataatgatcaagctaataaactaaatacatttgttttacttgataatgatttttcaattcaacaaCAAGACTCTTGACACAATTTATATACTCATTTTTTGCATAATTAACATCAAAAGGATAATGATAATTGTCTTTCAATTTATGTACCATTTTTTTAAgccttaaataaaatatttaaatttataaatataatgttattaacaaataacaaGGTTGATGATAGAAAACTTTTTCGAATTACTGTTTCGAAAAATTGTCAGCATTTtctaaatcaattgattttattgactGTAAATCTTCTTCAAAAGTATATTCATCTTCTTCCATCATGggatattatcaataaataatctaattgttttattgattattaaattacttcCTGAAAATTGTCTacgtgtttatttattttttttttctgtttataaCCTCAAAATACTTTGACAGCATGAAAACATCTGTCTTACGtcaattgtcaaaaaaataaataaacaaatcatataaatatctataaattgtttttaaaaaaattaaaaaatttaataatttatttatattgttaaataaaatataaaaaatggataTAGAAACTGAAAAAGTTATTGAACTTGTTTTTCCAGATGGAATTCCAGGTAAgccaaaaaacaaaaataatttatttattaattatgaaaattaatatttataataattttttaaattaaagattcATGGAAAGATAATCCAGATTTTTATCAGTATTTatcaaaactaaaaaattttgatgttgatcaattaaataaagaaccagatcatttaattgatgaaaaaaataatgtattaaaaacaacacaagaatttgcatttaaaaattacaaaacattTATACAAACTGCTGAAAGTTCACgtgaaatatttcatcaagtaagttaaaaattaacaataattaaaactacattattaaaattaaatataataattattttttagtttaaagaAACTGAAAAaagtttagaaaatttattaacaaaaatacctgaatttgttgataaatgtcaatcattttgtgataaatcaaaaacaataaataccCAAAGACGAATGAAtacattaacattaaaaaagaataCTGAAATGTTGGAGATATTAGAAATGCCACAATTAATGGAATCATGTTTACAAAATGGTCATTACAATGAGGCACTTGAATTATCACAATTTGCACGTCAATTATCATCGAAACATCAAGATATACCAATTATACAATCAATTGTtagtgaaattgaaaatagttGGTCAGGAATGGTTGGACAAGTTGTTGGTTCACTACGTGGTGATTTACCACTACCAAAATGTTTACAACTTGTTGGTTTATTACGTTCAATGGATGCATTTACAGAATCTGAActaagaattaaatttttacaagcaaGAGATAGTTGGTTacaaagtttattaaattcaataccAAAAGATGAaccaaattttcatttaactaAAACCATTGAATATTCAagaatacatttatttaatattataacacaATACAGAGCAAtgtttaatgatgataatgattataTGTCACAAAATcgtgatataattattaatgaatcagcaattttttatcattggattgaagaaaaaataacacaattttTACGTACACTTGAAAATGATTTACCAAATGTAACATCAATTGATTCAATACTTGGACAATGTACATATTTTGCATTATCATTTGGACGTGTTGGTGTTGATTTTACAAGTAGAATGTCTGATAtatttgtcaataatattggatataaatatcaaaaaaatattaatacaacaactaaaaaatttgaaaaagataTGGAAAGTTTtacattgattaataaaattcataaaaatgatattaaatatgatacaaataatattaaaaatgaaaatccacCAGAATTATTAGTTGATTTTTATCCACTTGCTGAATATTGTAATggtttaatatttacatttaatgaatttagaCTTTGTGCACCAGTTGCATTGGctgaaatttttacaaaaacatTAGAAGAATCATTACTATCTGTAGCTaaaggaattttaattttttataaacaagaaCAACAggttaataattgattttataatgttaattatcaattaatttatttattaatagtataattgatttaattatttttattgtctagGCCTTTACTGCTGCTGAAAgagaaaatatgataaaatttgctGAATGTTTTAGTGATCATTTGGTTCCTTATATTCAATATTGTATTCATGCTATTTTTCCACAAAATCAAATTGCATTACATCTTGATACAACTGTTACTCAATTACAAAAAGAGgtagttaattaatatatttatattttatatatctcttttagatatttaatgaaatatttaatttcaggGAATTTGTTATttggatagaaaaaaaattattgcaccACTTATTTCATTGCTTCCTATTAAAAGTATGCAagaatcatttttatcatcattaccaATGACAGAttcaatgattaataaaacaattgaatctGAGCTAGATGAAGAACAAGTTAAACAAGAAATTACTCCATCCAATTTAGATATTGATACTGATGTAACGacaaatgaagaaaatgaaaatatcaaagacaCAAGTGACACTGAAAACATCATCGAAAATGATAAACAAGATGATAAATTAGATACAAAAATAGAagaataatttgaattaataattaacaaacattaaaaatttaaattaaatcatgtaaataatttttaacttgaatgattcatcaaaaaaaaaaaatgtgttatgtttttaaaaataaaaatattctatattgaaaaataaattgttgttaaaataattattcaaacaatcaaataaaaaaacaaacaaattcaACGTAATTATATCTTTaatatagatgaaaaaaaaaagagttaattttattttttgttgataaacataaacaacattatttaaaggataaaaaataagatcAAACAGTTTAAGAGATAATATTGTGTATTATTAACCAATTGactataatattattagtaaatcatttaatcaatatgtaaattttaatgttaattaaattttaataactgtcTGGACGTGGTGGTTTAACATAATGATCTTTTGGATCACGTTCACCATCAGCAACTTGACGATCTCTTTCAtcaatcataatattaatacgatgattttgttttgttgCTGTAACACATTCTCTAAAATCATCCATCAAAATACGACATTTTGTTTGTCCTTGATAAATTCCATATGCTTCCATACAATCAACAACTTCAAGTTCACGTGTAGCACATCTTGGATGACTTTGATAACTAATCAATGGTGCAAATAAATCAGTGAAAACAGTTTTTATTAATGGAGTTATTGTAGCCGACattgttgctaaaaaaaaaaaaatataattaacatattaaaataatataaacaattaactaactaatatttacaataaacaaatatttattaaattatttaaccttaaattatttaaactatttgttatataatatttgaatcttaatttatgatttttatttttataaatgtcaatagttacttgataattttattgataaataattagttttttttttaatttcattaccTTTGTATTGTTGACAACAATaatatagaattattttttttattatttttcctgtcaaatgtttttattgctcatgaaataatgacaataataaatttttttttttttcaacgaatTATTAATAGTTTCCCAAACGATTCAAGAGGGCGCATGAAAAATGTCAATTatcagataaaattattaacaaaatttggataaataaattaacaacaaatagtaattatttttttttttattgaaaaataaatatatccatattttttcatttatttataacttaaTTTGaagcaaattataattaattttcatatgtcaac is part of the Aphidius gifuensis isolate YNYX2018 linkage group LG1, ASM1490517v1, whole genome shotgun sequence genome and harbors:
- the LOC122847597 gene encoding cilia- and flagella-associated protein 70 is translated as MHEALNSSFDGEIVFKKNKYHFKINSWYILEESYELGNLKVARNHYLELIGKNKKDPDAWLKYGIYLKKINDPERSLECCLESISLQNRHNLSLIYYGVLLMENDKHDEAEFFLKACVNFYPLKFENWMILYLFYAKINLSPEIDVTLKNAKDCIADENYKKMIFDDVIDEPFAWSTFQHHQQDQIHITITIFLLKLNLFMLADFALLKYLEQFGESISWIYFSAVSFYLQGKYSEALEKLQEAIIKHGKDYSIMSLMGHCLFKKNNLHEAIECYEFCNFIFDRPDDMHLVNLRLANCYVEFEQYKKAKKKFFDICKLTPTSASWLGLGSSCYHLGELIESEICLVEANLIDNCNPEIWGYLTLINISLDNYHEFLQCYRQTIKVKME
- the LOC122847598 gene encoding conserved oligomeric Golgi complex subunit 8, with protein sequence MDIETEKVIELVFPDGIPDSWKDNPDFYQYLSKLKNFDVDQLNKEPDHLIDEKNNVLKTTQEFAFKNYKTFIQTAESSREIFHQFKETEKSLENLLTKIPEFVDKCQSFCDKSKTINTQRRMNTLTLKKNTEMLEILEMPQLMESCLQNGHYNEALELSQFARQLSSKHQDIPIIQSIVSEIENSWSGMVGQVVGSLRGDLPLPKCLQLVGLLRSMDAFTESELRIKFLQARDSWLQSLLNSIPKDEPNFHLTKTIEYSRIHLFNIITQYRAMFNDDNDYMSQNRDIIINESAIFYHWIEEKITQFLRTLENDLPNVTSIDSILGQCTYFALSFGRVGVDFTSRMSDIFVNNIGYKYQKNINTTTKKFEKDMESFTLINKIHKNDIKYDTNNIKNENPPELLVDFYPLAEYCNGLIFTFNEFRLCAPVALAEIFTKTLEESLLSVAKGILIFYKQEQQAFTAAERENMIKFAECFSDHLVPYIQYCIHAIFPQNQIALHLDTTVTQLQKEGICYLDRKKIIAPLISLLPIKSMQESFLSSLPMTDSMINKTIESELDEEQVKQEITPSNLDIDTDVTTNEENENIKDTSDTENIIENDKQDDKLDTKIEE
- the LOC122847599 gene encoding NADH dehydrogenase [ubiquinone] iron-sulfur protein 5, whose amino-acid sequence is MSATITPLIKTVFTDLFAPLISYQSHPRCATRELEVVDCMEAYGIYQGQTKCRILMDDFRECVTATKQNHRINIMIDERDRQVADGERDPKDHYVKPPRPDSY